A stretch of the Enoplosus armatus isolate fEnoArm2 chromosome 13, fEnoArm2.hap1, whole genome shotgun sequence genome encodes the following:
- the LOC139295609 gene encoding aquaporin-11-like yields the protein MTDLLVSLSVLGAAVLLSEATRRTAARLSPGAYWIYLLEAASTFQLCSCTHELKLLGETAQLELPVSLTLTYTMTVIHLLTFRGATCNPSGALESFCRGTSSVRAAVVLIACQFGAAVAAQFFAASVWSLGLSDVHIRHQRFGFRCFDPLGGTLLEAAAVELACAFIVQAAAMHVHKVDEKLRAHFIAAVITAVVYTGGSISGAVFNPVLAFSVQFPCSGHTYLEYCFVYWLGPVLGVASCILLFEKIIPFLSGKSTIGLEVPAAQKQKTQ from the exons ATGACTGACCTGCTCGTTTCCTTGTCGGTGTTGGGAGCCGCGGTGCTCCTCAGCGAGGCGACCCGCCGGACGGCAGCGCGTCTTTCGCCCGGAGCTTATTGGATTTACCTGCTGGAAGCGGCGTCCACCTTCCAGCTCTGTAGCTGCACTCATGAACTCAAACTGCTGGGCGAAACGGCGCAGCTGGAGCTGCCCGTGAGCCTGACCCTCACCTACACCATGACGGTTATCCACCTCCTAACTTTCCGGGGGGCGACGTGTAATCCCAGCGGGGCTCTGGAGAGCTTTTGCCGCGGGACCAGCAGCGTCCGGGCAGCCGTCGTCCTCATAGCCTGCCAGTTCGGCGCCGCAGTCGCCGCTCAGTTTTTCGCCGCCTCCGTATGGTCGCTGGGTCTTTCCGACGTCCACATCAGGCACCAGAGGTTCGGGTTCAGATGCTTCGACCCCCTCGGTGGGACTCTGCTCGAGGCGGCGGCCGTTGAGCTGGCATGCGCTTTCATAGTCCAAGCTGCCGCCATGCATGTCCACAAAGTGGACGAAAAACTTCGCGCTCACTTCATCGCTGCGGTCATCACTGCTGTGGTTTACACAG GTGGAAGTATTTCCGGAGCTGTTTTTAACCCCGTCCTGGCCTTCTCTGTCCAGTTCCCCTGCAGCGGCCACACCTACCTGGAGTACTGCTTTGTTTACTGGCTGGGACCAGTCTTGG GCGTGGCGAGCTGCATCCTGCTGTTTGAGAAGATCATCCCTTTCCTCTCTGGAAAGAGTACCATTGGGCTGGAGGTCCCTGCTGCCCAGAAACAGAAGACACAGTAG